TTttgttcgcagatggcaatattgcatgacttgaaggctatctgcacatcgtcgacataacaGAATAAagcatagtgcgtgggatgactgtgtgcaggaactcatttttacaataaatagtgtgcaaactaagcacgccccctagtggtacaccggtctctttGGTGAATTACTTAGAAAAAGCGTTACTGACTCTtgcgcggaatgtgcgattagataggcaactttcgattgtgtttaacatgttgccacggacacccatcgcagagagatctcggagaatgccgaagcgccatgtcgtgtcgtaagacagaactgcttatgtataaaagcgtctctaatataagactgcatgcgaacaaggtggtctgtggGGGACATaacttccctgaaaccacattggaaggggtctagtaatttgttgtgttcaaggaaacagattaagcgcctattgatcattttttcaaacagtttgcacagacagcttgttagcgctattggccctgtagctgctggctagggacgggtctttgccttgtttaagcacggggatgactatagccttccttccacgaggacgggatatacccagccgaccacatggcattgaaaagagacaggagtgttttcagcgcttcaggatgcaggtgcttaattattttcatacatgacacgatcgccgcctggtgccgagttgttgcagcaggtaagagaagctttaagttcaactaggctgaattGGCAGTTTTAATCTTCATTTcgtgaacattttcgatcaaggggctttcgctcttcgtgttctttgaacctgagaaatgttggtgtgtaatgggacgcactggatacatgttcaaagtgttcgcccagacaatctgcctggtcttccaggctctcaccttgagTACTGACTAAGGGTATGGGTGTAGCTCCCCGCCTTTTAATTTAttaactcgattccacacttttgtatcatccgtgtaagaatttataccggagatgtacttctcccaactctctcttttagcatgtcgacgtgttcttctaccctgggattttatttgtttgaagctaatcaagttttcggcattTGGACAGTCGCGAAGtcatccccaagctttgttttgatttttccgtgcttgtttacaatgttcattccaccacgggatgcgacatttattcgtaagtccgttagCTTGACGGATgaatttcgtggcagcgtcaattataaagcctgttataTACGGCACAGcctcttctatattaaaggaggcaatatcatccgtgcttaaatatgtaagttctcggaaacgttaccagttagctgtgtcaaccttccatcggggagtatgtggtgagcatatatcttgttttgttgagtttaTCATAATtaggaagtggtcgctcccaaaagggttcttgagaacggaccactccaggtacggcattTGTGTACTCGACGTGATACTTAAATCCgaatggaggagtatgtgttgtgcgccacgctgtagtgcgttggctctttcttattaagtatacatgctcctgaggaaaaaagaaagttttcgatCAGCCGACCTCTCGtctcgcaacgagagtctccccacaatgagttatgtgtattgaaatctccgacaactatgttaggagccggaagttcatctatgtagttttgaaattcggttttattaagttgataactgggaggaatgtatatagagctgatagtgactagcttgccaaacagcaccccttggacagcaactgcttcTAGGGGCGttcgaagttttatttcccgacaggcaatacctctgtcgactagaATAGCCAAACCACTGGaggacacgactgtgtcatcgcggtctttacgaaaaatggcgtattgccggagaaagtttgattgtgtagatttaaggtgtgtctcttgaacacaacgcaccttaggattaaacctctGTAGGATTTCTTCggcgtcatcgaggttgtgtagaagtcctctgacgttccattgtattatttgtgtattcatgttgaacgcgttttttttgtgtgtgtgtgtgctgtgtgtttaaaagagactaacttaacttacagagcccttgtcgggcctgtgatgcgggctttttcggggagcgaacgcacggcggagaacaacgcgcgttctgcgccgtgctcgcttaagggctgcagaagtaggcgtctctttcctcctttacaatcaccatatatgtagagcaaacgcgccttcttccgacgcgcgagaggccgtgggggaggggggagggggagggaagggaggcgacgtttagctgcggcaccaattgcctatttatatcagaggctccggcaacagtcaccaacgcatacgcattttgagcgaacgcgggcaaaacgccgacggcgtcgacaacagttccctgctgctcagctcagaccagcaagaccaggtctgggccgtccagttagccgaggcagccgctgagacccaggggatctcggcgtctgctaggcggagggaggctgcgtccgccctcgtgaattgctggcaccattaagttgttatctctctctctctctctgcgtgttgccggtgctgctgcatgtccaagtttatacagctgattaaagctaatatcattactccgtatagctctcgttttggagcgatcgcgagattctcgcggctcctttggcgcttgcggcgccgtctggccggttgtgtccatcgcctttTGCGAGGCGCTGGagacgcgctcttgcgagcggttggtttgacgggaaggcctcgtctctagggacgaggcccttgaggccaccagcccggaggtcgatggccccttcttgtgacgtggcggagcagcgctagctgcagccgccgggggggggggggggggggcggatggcgtcactgccggctggctcactgtgtgtgggccggatagccgccggaagccgttgcgacgctggtccctgacgcgccacttcagcaaaggtgttctttggccggtaggatacccgcctgcgtgcctccttgaacgttagattttcctttcctttaattgttacaatttccttttctttttttcaggatgggcacgaccgcgagtatgcggcgtgctccccatcacagttcacacaatgtagcgagttttcacaagactccgatgagtgttcatgagcactgcatttcgcacacgtttggtggcctcggcagttctgagagctgtggccgaatcgctggcatttaaagcatctgagaggacTTGGAATGTATGCCCTGACACGAAGTTtcatgtatccggcctcgatggactcgggcaggacacttgagccgaaagtgagcaccaggtgcttagtcttgatttcttcgccgtcgcgcctcatcttaattcttttaacgtttatcacattctgctcactgaagccctccaagagttcagcctcggttagctctatgaaatcatcatctgaaacaatgccgcgagtggtgttcatagtacggtgtgacGTCAGTGTTATTGGGcatgtccccaaatgacactaatttcggcAGTTCTTCGTATTGTATGTGATCGCGGAGCTCCagaagtagatcaccgcttgccattttgGACGCTTTGTAAcctcggccaagaacttcagtcacagacttcgagacaaggaagggtgagatcattttcactgtcttttcaggcttatcagagtggatgacgtgaaatcgtggcAAGTTTTATGTCctgttgccaaaaaattgaaatgcatcgtcggtgcgccctcgtttctgagggcgatcagggagtttagagAAAGTGctgtccatgagtatagctgggattttcggcagcgatgccaaccatCCACCAACgagcccaacgcggggacgtgacaggagttcctgtaatgggaatcctgccaacgccagttgtacatcactgctataaccaaatacaacataaccaagactggctagcaacacaaggttaaccctcgccacccagaaatttggaagtgaggagaagataatagaagacaggaaagaagagagtgaaagagaaagaaaaagtgttgagagggggacaggaaaaggtaactgccgatttcctccaggtgggtcagtctggaggtgccgtctatgtgaagcagaggccgaagaggtgtgttgcctccgccggggggccttataggtccgaacacccggcatcggctcaacccccaggatccccctttccccagacacggctaagccgcgcacagctACACGCGTGAGGGTCATACCCTCATGTGCTCGgatacgtggtgtcgcaacacaccaaacgcctgctgacgcagacgcccctgcgggtccCTTTTCTCTTTACAAACAACTGTCAGCCTCTACCATGCTGTGTAGCGGGAAAGGCTATCTCCACGCTTATATAGGTAGCAGTACCGTGCAGTGGAATCTTGGCGATCCTGTTCGTCGTTCACTTGTGctatttttttaggggcgaagctccttagggtgtgggtctgtccctcctctgtagtatgtagtagtagtagtagtagtagtagtagtagtaggtagccacgtctacttttacgaaaaaaaaattcctaaaGTTGCGTCCGtaacgcggaatcgaaccagggacccctctcttccgaacgcgcggcgctaaccactacgccacgaagcgcacatggacacacgcaccacggtgacaataaatacccaacattaacgaaagactgcgcgtttctaacgcgtttgtgctagcgcgttacggcccgtgtaagaagctggtgtaagacgctgtggcctctccgccttacccccgtattcataaacgctcctcgacttgaactcgacttgccaccgccttgggcagcgcgttcgaaacgcgttgaaggcggtggcaagtcaagttcaagtcgaggagcgtttatgaatacgggggttatactctctcagcagtcatgtgatggcgtcggcaaacgcggtgcacgttccggcatgtgtaaacggctgcgtaagacgctgtggcctctcccccttactagagagtactgcacgtttctaacgcgtttgtgctagcgttcccttaagcgggagatggtgcaattataatgaagggcgctgttataaaataggaatgacgtcacatatggcgcgtgtcattggtggaagtcaatcgttcgatttagtgcggcgagactgggcgaattacacggaagattcacggtttaccgatgattccctccggaacttcgcccactcatcatcatttaccccgtgtatatgcggtgttttttttttggggggggggggggcaactgtAAGCTATGTAACAATGCACAACGCGAACAGCGCGTAAACTGTCGGCGAACGAAATGTAGTAGTGAAGGTACGGAGCATGAGGGCGGTGCAACGATGAATGACGAGTTTAAGAATTTACCACGAGAGCATGTAACCTTGCTTGCAGTGTATTATATGTCATAGTTCTTGCGTTGTTTTTCACGACATCAAGAAGTCTGCGAACTTTCTCGCAGCGACTATTTGCTAAAGGTGTGCCCTAACATGTTACGTTTTAGTCGCCACAGTTAGTGCCTAGTGTTGCCATTGTTGCTGTAGTCGTCAGGAAAACAATTGCGGACCACGTGAAATTATGTCAAATTGAATGTTCATCCCAACTATACGAGCCTGGCGCGTGCAGTCTAGATATTATGCACTCGGTGGCACGTCACGTCATTCACTTCAGCCTAACGCTCACTGACGGGCGGAAACCTCAACGCAAGGTAGTGAAACCGCAGCTGTCGTGGCACGCTTTTCGCTGGGGCCGCTGAGCCGAATGTGCGCGTGTCTGTGATGCGACGTAGCGAGTTGAACGAGAAGAAAGTTTATCAACCTAAGTCGACgcgaaagaagacaaggtcgatgTACATATTGTATGTATCTGTAAGTACTGAAATGGTGGAATTAAAGATGATGCAATGTTCCATTATTGCATGATAGTTTTCCATTATTTGCGTAATTTTTTGTTCCATTCTCGTATCTAACTTTTTTTGCGGACCCTTTATTTCTTAATTTTACGTCGGGTTTTTCATTAGCGttatttttgtttcgtttttacCCACATGTACGTTGTCATCATTCGCGTCAACATTGGTTGACACGCCTTGCTTTTTTCCATTCGCTACGACGCTCTGGAGGCACGGCTATATATTATTCGACCGAGAGGCCAGGTAGGCCGATCTCGGAGACAATGCAGTCTGTGGTGCAATTTTCGACTATCTTGGCGCTAATTACTCCCGTGCCGTTAACTTTACCTACTCTGCAACTAATTCTCGCTTGTCACGTTGAGACCTACATTTTGATATTTTTTGCAACTCGCCACGATGCTCTGGATGCACGAAACGTACTGTTTTCAGACCACGAGGCCAGATAGATACTCAGATACCACGTACGCAAAACCCACGTGATGTCGCCAAAGTTCCTTGTCCTCAAAACCTTGTCTTCAAAAAGGCAGGAAACGATGCTCACAGTGCTTGTAAACTTAATGTGTGCAGGGACAGCATCCTGCTTTCGGAGAGGACGCTACGACCGTTGATGTTTGCTGCCAGGAAGAAAAGAATAGATATTCCTGCAGCAGTGACCCAATTGTATAACCTGACTGTCTTGTGTGCGGCAGTACGTTTGAGGTCATTGCTTTTTCTTTGGTAGCCATACCTTTGTTCAGGATAACGAGTAAGTAGCGCAGCCAACAGAATTAGGCGCCAAATCCAGGAAAAAGCGACAGCAATATGGAAATGCATTTGCCAGACTAActgctattttattgcgatagcaattatatggtgtTGGGACTCtgggtagcgtttgggccggtgatccttcagccaaaagGATGAGTACATCCGGGAGTaatagcgagagaaaaaagggtttattctacatatttacagtggctccaaatatggaagcccactccatgggggagcactttgaaagtctcagctcactacatgtctgagcacatatcagaacacgtcaggacacaccactgcacccaaggtgtctgcttataaagcagtcgtccTCCCTAGTTGACCTGACCAGGAATCTGATGACCTTCGTgcagccaatcagaggggtcgttcacagaactccgcctctaatgttgcaccctcggAAGCAAGGaagaggcaatctggaaacaagggattcacactccttccacaaAGTCGgcgacttggtttcttgctctccgtgacggtcatcttgccagggtcgggagagtgaccttcgtgcttGTACCCGCTTCCAcaaagggtggcggttgtggtcgcttcgtgagcttctttgtcatcgcgtcccagccggtcttgggccgcgtcgccaggtaggcggccgctgatgaagggggtatcatcgggggaagcacccaaaggatgcgcactgccgatctGGGGCGCTTGTATGCgcgtcaccgtcggtgtcgggcactgtcgccgctgatgaaaggggctgcctcaatggaaacaaccaaagaatgcgccctgccgattcgggacgcaacaacgGACACtctcggcgcatttctgccgtcggcggcggcgtcgttatccgtataaagtccaagcgcgataacacCGAgtccgcgcgccgtattctgtgtgtgcgagtaaaagtgtgcgagggtgagtcgacgatggtggctcgatctcccCTGCGCAAGgggggaaagcggggaggaagcacgccgtcttcaaTCGCCCGCAatgcacggggggggggggggctctactCCAgctgctgctgcgtatggcgcggccgagCGGACCCTACCTTGAAAGGAgtcttcgtgtgcgctgtgttttcaccccttagttcgcgttcaagcacgaaggtcaattcgctcgctgctgctgccgcgcttcttcacgccagcacattgacagtgagtgtcccggtcatcgagtgagatgtgttcatgtttgcttgtgcgcgcgtgacaccatgcttgttttgTTAGTAAGcgtatgtttgcaagtttacacggccgataaaactactatccttacatggtacagctgtctaataatttgctatcacaatcgatgtttcgcatttcaggcgaaactgcaactttttgtcCTCAGGCtgcagctcgggcctcaaatagcaaggcactgcccccTTGTAGTGTACAAATTATCTCTCCGATATTTTTCTAGCCGTATTTTTGAAATTTCCATGGACTTctttgtttccatcctttgcatccagTTTACCATCTCTTTTTGTCTGGCTTTCTTTGCATGAGTCCGGGTTGGCCCTTTACACTTTCACTTACCTTGTAATTGGTTCCcagctttcttgacctcttcctccattctgtgtccacgcttttgaggaACAGATATTTgggcactttagccacccatttcttttcatccatgttcctgagtctttcctCAAAATTAATCTTGCTCTGTCCTTCTCTGGCTACAAAAGAGACCCAACCCATGaaaccctgcactgcctcatttgtggttttagcGTGGGCCCCCAATGTCAATCGGCCACTCCGACATTTGGTTACCTTCTCGATAGCACAAGTGAGCTGTGCGCTGCTGCCTTGAATAGCCCGAAAAAATGGTGCCTAGCGGCCGTACAATGCTTTCGAGCAGTAGGACTTCCTATCACTCATGCATTGTGCCATGGGGCGCCTATGTGTTTCGAGGCATGCCACGGTGTAACGCACCTGTAGGGACAATAGGCAGGTGGCTGCGTGGAGGCAGTTCAGGTGAGCCCCGTCGGCCACCTTCTGAGCAATGTCCTGGATGTGACCCGTACAGAGCGTCTCATAGCGTGCCATCTGTCGCATAGTGTTGTTGGCCACACCAGCCGGAGCTTCGATCATCCACGAGGGTTCCTCTCCGTCGGCATGGAACCAGACGATGATGAGGCCGCACTGATTCTCGACAAGTCCACGCCTTCACCGACACGAATGACGGCGCTGAAACCAGCGATTAAGTCATGAATATGCTCTCTCACTATTATGTCAAAGGGAGTGGCCGACCTTTCGGCTTTCTTTCTAGATCGGTTTCACGGATGCCTCACTACTATTGGCCCAGCCCTATCGTACACGCACAATATGGCGGAGTTCTTAAGCATCATTTTGAAACCTAGGCTGGTATAAAGTGAGAATTCATCTTGCTCGAGGAATTCGCCCATCGTTATCGACCTGCTAATGAAGGTGATAATGTAGGCGGAGCGCCACTCGGGCCATTGGCGAAGCGCGAGAAGGAAaagaattggaatagaatcgttacattattcTGTACCTGGATGCATTCTGCCGCTGTGACTCTGAAAACTGGAGCTCCAACGTGGATCTAGCTTTACGTGGTCCCTATGATTATACTGCAGCACTTTTAAAGTTAAGAAAGCTTGGCGCTTTCTTTAACCGGTGCTTCACGTGAATACGTCGCGCAACTCACATTTCAGAAGGTTTATATAGCATGAAATTAAGGAAACAGTTATATATTTTTTATAAATAATGGCTCCCGATCTCACTCTTTCTGGCATACGGTACGCCTGCGCATGCTCCGTTGTCTCCTCTGAACCTCCACCCGTGGAACGGGCACTCGATGCAGTCCCCTACCACGCGTCCCAATACCCCCAGGTGGGCACCCAGGTGGGGGCAGTACGCGTCCAGAACGTGCGCAACGCCGTCCGCTGTGCGGAATGCCACCAGCTCCtggcctgcgaaaaaaaaaagagatcgaGCAGAATAACTACCTGTGGTACAAAAATTAGTGCAGAAGAGTTTCCTGTGGAACAAGATATGTTTATAGGTATGCCCATGCGCGAAACATTTACTTTACTCCCTGCAGATTTTTATGTACGCCGTCTAGCCACCGTACAAGAAAGCCGCTTTGTTATAATCTTGGACACACATGTTATGAAGCAAAGATATTTAACTGCTTCTGCATTCGATAAAGGGGCGAACAATGCAGAAATCAAAATGTGAATATACATGCGGCATGCTATCTTTTCAGTGACGTTCACATCATCCCATTTGAGCACTGTTCTCTTCCCTCATCATCGTAGAGCGAAATTATGCTACGGGGAATGACCACGTCACGAATGACCGTAGAAAAACATTCGCCAAATAGTATTAGTCGAACGGATCAACACTGCTTGCTACCGACTCCGGCTCTTCCCATCGACACACCACCGCTGCTTCGGCCTGCGGCGCCGGCGCACtctttcaaagcgaagcttcctttgcctaCCCTCCCGGGTTTGCCATGGTTTCTAGCTGGCTCGATCAGTATCTCCTCGGATATAcagtagtgaacaaaaaaaaacatggcccattccactctgtgaaggtgaatgaccaacgaagctgtttagcacgtagacgcgctgctcctcgggagtccggactatacgcggcctccccattacgacgaaaaacgagaagtgaaattcaaaatggaaaacggcaacttgtctttctggttttttttaTAGATTCGTGTGAACGACGGGACCGCCGCCCCGATAAGCCGGAGGAAACtatagacacgcgtgacgtttcgacggtACCGCCATCACGTGAGAGCGGAAgaaaactagatacgcaagcgcttggaacgccgacaaagagagggtggtgtgaacacagacatggccgacgcgggtcgcactacggcaaatctttgagaaacctttatcaTCTACCTGAGaatctactgatcttgaaaatgaaGCCTATTGATAACTACTCGACTCAAAATacatatccgagggacgccggcgcgccggctgtggaagaagacgacgaacgcccGAGCAGTGGTCTGAGCGCATCGCGGGACCTGACGCAGaagaaaaatgcacggaaccctagccataaacagcttcactgtaaaacgtGATATTTTGCATCGGAATTTGTGTGCTTG
The DNA window shown above is from Dermacentor silvarum isolate Dsil-2018 chromosome 1, BIME_Dsil_1.4, whole genome shotgun sequence and carries:
- the LOC125942098 gene encoding cholesterol 7-desaturase nvd-like, encoding MGRNGVVVWLWPQTWKIGAAVSVIALIGGAWWIILPRHSSKKFSKRPTKQHWRRRQIADSEHLPPVFPNGWIPVLESSALGVNDVIPLHVFGQELVAFRTADGVAHVLDAYCPHLGAHLGVLGRVVGDCIECPFHGWRFRGDNGACAGVPYARKTPSFVSVKAWTCRESVRPHHRLVPCRRRGTLVDDRSSGWCGQQHYATDGTL